The following proteins are encoded in a genomic region of Nocardioides sp. cx-173:
- a CDS encoding DUF1508 domain-containing protein — MWRFVVANNQAGNPTWWLYAGNNEMVAWAGETFASTYNASRAASAFKAGAKTARYDVYQDAGGSWRWRAWRGSDKVAASGESFSSRHAAQEAANRVRDNAGGAGSAAA, encoded by the coding sequence ATGTGGCGGTTCGTCGTAGCAAACAACCAGGCCGGAAACCCCACGTGGTGGCTCTACGCCGGCAACAACGAGATGGTGGCGTGGGCCGGTGAGACGTTCGCGTCGACCTACAACGCCAGCCGGGCCGCGTCGGCCTTCAAGGCGGGAGCGAAGACCGCCCGGTACGACGTCTACCAGGACGCCGGCGGCTCCTGGCGATGGCGAGCGTGGCGCGGCTCCGACAAGGTCGCGGCGTCCGGTGAGTCGTTCTCGAGTCGGCACGCGGCCCAGGAGGCGGCCAACCGCGTCCGTGACAACGCGGGTGGGGCGGGTAGCGCCGCAGCCTGA
- the darT gene encoding type II toxin-antitoxin system toxin DNA ADP-ribosyl transferase DarT — MVRPVPTRVYHFTHVDNLSTILREGIQCHAQAGASGLTAVDIGNRAIKASRASRQVPVAPHGLVGDYVPFYFATRSPMMSAIDNGRVPEYTDGSDRLIYLATTLEALTAGSAEIVLTDRNAALAFTEFHRLADGEPAEDFIDWPLMEARYWNNTNEYPDRRERRMAECLVHRSVPWESVLFVGARSQTVADQVDQIVGAAEWIPRVAVRTNWYF, encoded by the coding sequence GTGGTTCGACCAGTTCCCACGCGTGTCTACCACTTCACGCATGTTGATAATCTGTCGACGATCCTGCGGGAGGGGATCCAGTGTCACGCCCAGGCCGGAGCCAGCGGACTGACCGCGGTGGACATCGGCAACCGCGCGATTAAGGCGAGTCGAGCCTCGCGTCAGGTGCCCGTGGCGCCGCACGGGTTGGTGGGGGACTACGTTCCCTTCTACTTCGCTACCCGGAGCCCGATGATGTCGGCCATCGACAACGGTCGGGTCCCCGAGTACACGGACGGCTCGGATCGCCTCATCTACCTCGCCACGACGCTCGAGGCCCTTACGGCAGGGAGTGCCGAGATCGTGCTGACCGACCGGAATGCCGCGCTGGCCTTCACGGAGTTCCACCGCTTGGCTGACGGTGAGCCCGCTGAGGACTTCATCGACTGGCCGCTCATGGAGGCGCGGTACTGGAACAACACCAATGAGTACCCGGATCGGCGAGAGCGCCGGATGGCCGAGTGCCTCGTACACCGGTCGGTTCCCTGGGAGTCGGTGCTCTTTGTCGGTGCAAGGAGTCAGACTGTGGCCGACCAAGTGGACCAGATCGTTGGCGCCGCTGAGTGGATACCGCGCGTGGCAGTGCGGACCAACTGGTACTTCTGA
- the darG gene encoding type II toxin-antitoxin system antitoxin DNA ADP-ribosyl glycohydrolase DarG, with protein MIKETAGNLLLADVEALVNTVNTEGVMGKGIALQFKKAYPAMYDAYRKAAKAGEICLGHVQVWPTGQMTGPKYVINFPTKGHWKSRSKLKDIEAGLVSLIDVIQEFGIQSIAVPPLGCGNGGLDWRYVEPRIVAAFEHVPDVDVQLFAPEGAPAAAEIATAAKRPEMTPGRAALVELIHRYTGQSFMAPGLIESQKLMYFLQTAGEPLRLKFAANRYGPYADNLRHVLNVVEGHFLSGYGDGSATVAEAEPLVVMPGAAEEAEQTLESADETRERIDRVLDLAAGFESAYGLELLATVHWLATQDVTVDDDALMEKVWEWSPRKARMFTADHVRTALEALRRQDWLPKATAA; from the coding sequence ATGATTAAGGAAACAGCCGGGAACCTGCTGCTCGCCGACGTCGAGGCGCTCGTCAACACCGTCAACACCGAGGGTGTGATGGGCAAAGGCATCGCGTTGCAGTTCAAGAAGGCCTACCCAGCGATGTACGACGCCTACCGCAAGGCGGCGAAGGCTGGCGAGATCTGCCTCGGCCACGTTCAAGTCTGGCCGACCGGACAGATGACTGGCCCCAAATACGTCATCAACTTCCCGACCAAGGGCCACTGGAAGTCGCGGTCTAAGCTCAAGGACATCGAGGCGGGACTCGTCTCTCTGATTGACGTGATCCAAGAGTTTGGCATCCAGTCGATCGCTGTCCCGCCGCTGGGATGCGGTAACGGTGGCCTTGACTGGCGCTACGTCGAGCCTCGGATCGTTGCAGCCTTCGAGCACGTTCCGGACGTCGACGTTCAATTGTTCGCACCGGAAGGTGCTCCGGCCGCTGCCGAGATCGCAACGGCGGCGAAGCGTCCCGAGATGACGCCGGGACGGGCGGCCTTGGTCGAGCTCATTCATCGCTACACGGGCCAGTCGTTCATGGCACCCGGGCTCATCGAGTCGCAGAAACTCATGTACTTCCTCCAGACCGCTGGTGAGCCACTCAGGTTGAAGTTCGCCGCCAACCGGTACGGCCCGTATGCCGACAACCTTCGTCACGTTCTCAATGTCGTCGAAGGGCACTTCCTCAGCGGCTACGGCGACGGTAGCGCGACCGTTGCGGAAGCAGAACCGTTGGTGGTGATGCCCGGCGCTGCGGAGGAAGCGGAGCAAACACTCGAGAGTGCCGACGAGACCCGGGAGCGCATCGACCGCGTCCTCGACCTGGCTGCCGGATTCGAGTCGGCCTACGGTCTTGAACTTCTTGCGACGGTGCACTGGTTGGCGACACAAGACGTGACAGTGGACGATGACGCGCTCATGGAGAAGGTATGGGAATGGTCACCGCGCAAGGCGCGGATGTTCACTGCTGACCATGTGCGCACGGCG